A stretch of Bradyrhizobium sp. AZCC 2262 DNA encodes these proteins:
- a CDS encoding S1C family serine protease, which produces MTDPSATILSSFSSALAELVARTKPAIVSVHSRRLRASGFVWKPGLIVTADEALADEGEVSIKLADGTTRPASIAGRDHTTDIALLRFEDKNIVPVALSSVVPELGSLSVVVAAEHGVPTAALGTVSLVGGRWRSLRGGEIDARIELGVRLRHSHEGGLALTASGEVIGMAVEGVRRVLVIPSATIGRIAGRLETHGRIARGYLGVGLQPVKLDDGIGAMVMSLDKSGPSAAAGIRQGDIIVAWNGEKLSGVRALLRALGPDSVGSVVDVTIRRGGEPVRVKLTIGERADA; this is translated from the coding sequence ATGACCGACCCGAGCGCAACCATCCTTTCCTCGTTCTCCTCTGCCCTTGCCGAACTCGTCGCCCGAACAAAGCCCGCGATCGTCTCGGTGCATTCGCGCCGCTTGCGGGCCTCGGGCTTCGTCTGGAAGCCCGGCCTGATCGTGACGGCCGACGAGGCATTGGCCGACGAGGGCGAGGTCTCCATCAAACTTGCCGACGGAACGACGCGGCCGGCCAGTATCGCGGGACGCGATCACACGACGGACATCGCGCTGCTGCGATTCGAGGACAAGAACATTGTGCCGGTCGCGCTCTCATCCGTCGTTCCGGAACTCGGCTCGCTGTCGGTCGTGGTCGCCGCCGAGCACGGCGTTCCCACCGCGGCGCTGGGTACGGTATCGCTGGTTGGCGGCCGCTGGCGAAGCCTGCGCGGTGGTGAGATAGACGCCCGGATCGAGCTCGGCGTGCGGCTGCGGCATAGCCACGAGGGCGGCCTCGCGCTCACCGCCTCCGGTGAAGTGATCGGTATGGCTGTTGAGGGGGTGCGACGTGTTCTTGTCATTCCCAGCGCGACAATCGGCCGGATCGCAGGAAGGCTTGAAACCCATGGCCGGATCGCGCGGGGCTATCTCGGGGTGGGGCTGCAGCCCGTCAAGCTTGACGATGGCATCGGCGCGATGGTGATGAGTCTCGATAAGTCGGGCCCTTCGGCCGCCGCCGGCATCCGGCAAGGCGATATTATCGTCGCCTGGAACGGCGAGAAGCTCTCCGGCGTGCGCGCATTGTTACGGGCGCTCGGACCAGACAGCGTCGGCTCGGTCGTTGACGTCACAATTCGGCGCGGTGGCGAACCGGTGCGGGTCAAGCTCACGATCGGCGAAAGGGCGGACGCGTGA
- a CDS encoding ABC-F family ATP-binding cassette domain-containing protein has product MIRLDNVSKQVGHQILFIEASAALQKGEKIGLVGPNGAGKTTLFRMISGQELPDEGQVSLDRGITIGYFSQDVGEMSGRSAVAEVMDGAGPVSVVAGELRDLEAAMADPDRADEMEEIIARYGEVQHRFEELDGYALDGRAREALSGLGFSQEMMEGDVGALSGGWKMRVALARILLMRPDVMLLDEPSNHLDLESLIWLEQFLKGYEGALLMTSHDREFINRIINKVVEIDGGTLSTYSGNYEFYEQQRALNEKQQQAQFERQQAMLAKEIKFIERFKARASHAAQVQSRVKKLDKIERVEPPKRRQTVAFGFLPAPRSGEDVVSLKNVHKGYGSRAIYRGLDFMIRRKERWCVMGVNGAGKSTLLKLVAGSTEPDDGTVAIGSSVKMGYFAQHAMDLLDGERTVFQWLEDSFPQAGQGSLRALAGCFGFSGDDVEKKCRVLSGGEKARLVMAKMLYDPPNFLVLDEPTNHLDLATKEMLINALSEFEGTMLFVSHDRHFLAALSNRLLELTPEGPHLYGGGYTEYVARTGQEAPGLRS; this is encoded by the coding sequence ATGATCCGTCTCGATAACGTCAGCAAGCAAGTCGGCCACCAGATCCTCTTCATCGAAGCCTCCGCGGCCCTCCAGAAGGGCGAAAAGATCGGTCTCGTCGGCCCGAACGGGGCCGGCAAGACCACGCTTTTCCGGATGATCTCGGGGCAGGAACTGCCCGACGAAGGTCAGGTCTCCCTCGATCGCGGCATTACCATTGGCTATTTCAGCCAGGACGTCGGCGAGATGTCGGGCCGCAGCGCGGTGGCCGAGGTCATGGACGGCGCGGGGCCCGTGAGCGTCGTGGCGGGCGAATTGAGGGACCTCGAGGCCGCGATGGCCGATCCTGATCGTGCCGATGAGATGGAGGAGATCATCGCGCGCTATGGCGAGGTGCAGCACCGCTTTGAGGAGCTCGACGGCTATGCCCTCGATGGCCGGGCGCGCGAGGCGCTGTCGGGCCTTGGCTTCAGCCAGGAAATGATGGAAGGCGATGTCGGCGCACTGTCGGGCGGCTGGAAGATGCGGGTCGCTCTGGCGCGCATTCTCCTGATGCGCCCGGACGTGATGCTGCTGGACGAGCCGAGCAACCATCTCGACCTGGAAAGCCTGATCTGGCTGGAACAGTTCCTGAAGGGATACGAAGGCGCGCTCTTGATGACCTCGCATGACCGCGAATTCATCAACCGCATCATCAACAAGGTCGTCGAGATCGACGGCGGCACGCTCTCGACCTATTCCGGCAATTACGAATTCTACGAGCAGCAGCGCGCGCTGAACGAAAAGCAGCAGCAAGCCCAGTTCGAGCGCCAGCAAGCGATGCTGGCCAAGGAAATCAAGTTCATCGAACGCTTCAAGGCGCGCGCCTCGCATGCCGCCCAGGTGCAGAGCCGGGTCAAGAAGCTCGACAAGATCGAGCGCGTCGAGCCGCCGAAGCGCCGCCAGACGGTGGCATTCGGGTTCCTGCCGGCGCCGCGCTCGGGTGAGGACGTCGTCAGCCTGAAGAACGTCCACAAGGGCTATGGCAGCCGCGCCATCTATCGGGGGCTCGATTTCATGATCCGCCGCAAGGAGCGGTGGTGCGTGATGGGCGTCAACGGCGCCGGCAAGTCGACGCTGCTGAAGCTGGTCGCTGGCTCGACCGAGCCCGATGACGGCACCGTGGCGATCGGCAGCAGCGTCAAGATGGGCTACTTCGCCCAGCACGCCATGGACCTGCTCGACGGCGAACGCACGGTGTTCCAGTGGCTGGAGGATTCGTTTCCGCAGGCGGGACAAGGCTCGCTCCGCGCGCTCGCCGGCTGCTTCGGTTTTTCCGGCGATGACGTCGAGAAAAAATGCCGGGTGCTCTCGGGCGGCGAGAAGGCGCGGCTGGTGATGGCAAAAATGCTCTATGACCCGCCGAATTTCCTGGTGCTGGACGAGCCGACCAACCATCTGGACCTCGCGACCAAGGAAATGCTGATCAACGCGCTGTCCGAGTTCGAGGGCACCATGCTGTTCGTCTCCCACGACCGGCATTTTCTGGCCGCGCTCTCCAATCGCTTGCTCGAGTTGACGCCGGAAGGCCCTCATCTGTACGGCGGCGGCTACACCGAATATGTCGCGCGCACCGGACAGGAAGCGCCGGGGTTGCGGTCGTAG
- a CDS encoding glycerophosphodiester phosphodiesterase family protein, translated as MNKKLKYAAAIAVLAAAIYLNNTNLLARHHDGQAVLLAHRGMAQRFDERDLKNDTCTAARMLPPTHEYLENTIDSMRAGFAAGADIVELDIHPTTDGEFAVFHDWTLDCRTDGHGVTREHSMAYLKKLDIGHGYTADGGKTFPFRGKGIGLMPTLTEVLAAFPEQRLLINVKSRDPSEGEKLAAVLNKLPAERRAQIMVYGGDEPVDIVRQQTPEVRTISRSTIKSCLLRYIGYGWSGVVPKACTNAMVMLPINVAPWLWGWPDRFLNRMKAANSEVFVLGRYSGGEFSTGIDTPEQFARLPQNYSGGIWTNEIEAIAPLARK; from the coding sequence TTGAACAAGAAACTCAAATACGCCGCGGCAATCGCCGTTCTCGCGGCCGCAATCTACCTCAACAACACCAATCTTCTCGCCAGGCATCACGACGGCCAAGCTGTCCTGCTCGCCCATCGCGGAATGGCGCAGCGCTTTGACGAACGCGACCTGAAGAATGACACCTGCACGGCGGCGCGGATGTTGCCACCGACGCACGAGTACCTTGAGAATACAATCGACTCGATGCGGGCCGGCTTCGCGGCGGGCGCCGATATCGTCGAGCTCGACATTCACCCCACCACCGACGGTGAATTCGCGGTGTTTCACGACTGGACGCTGGATTGCCGCACCGATGGCCACGGGGTCACGCGCGAGCACTCCATGGCCTATTTGAAGAAGCTCGACATTGGCCATGGCTATACCGCCGACGGTGGCAAAACCTTTCCCTTTCGCGGCAAGGGCATTGGCTTGATGCCGACGCTCACCGAGGTGCTGGCGGCCTTTCCGGAACAGCGGCTATTGATCAATGTAAAGAGCCGCGACCCTTCCGAGGGAGAGAAGCTCGCGGCCGTATTGAACAAGCTTCCCGCCGAACGCCGGGCGCAGATCATGGTCTATGGCGGCGACGAGCCGGTCGACATCGTGCGCCAGCAGACGCCCGAAGTCCGAACGATCTCGCGCTCGACCATCAAGAGCTGCCTCCTCCGCTACATCGGCTACGGCTGGAGCGGCGTGGTACCGAAAGCCTGCACCAACGCGATGGTGATGCTGCCGATCAACGTTGCTCCGTGGCTCTGGGGCTGGCCCGACCGTTTCCTCAACCGCATGAAAGCCGCCAACAGCGAGGTCTTCGTGCTCGGCCGCTATAGCGGCGGCGAGTTCTCGACCGGGATAGATACACCTGAGCAATTTGCACGGCTGCCGCAAAACTATTCCGGCGGCATCTGGACCAATGAGATCGAGGCCATCGCCCCACTCGCACGCAAATAG
- a CDS encoding PepSY-associated TM helix domain-containing protein: MVHTWSSLISTLFLLLLCVTGLPLIFHHEIDELLGYDPKPELAQPGAVKRSIDEIARTALAHDAGRVLQYILWDKDEPNTVIAFTNNKVDGDPDAATLRAYDAHTAKPLGSVGGGPMLIFLKLHVDMFAGQPGKLFLGAMGFLFLIAIVSGVVLYWPFTRRLSFGTLRDKSRRIAWFDWHNLLGAITIAWALVVGATGVINTLAEVMLSQWKATELADMVKPYAGKPPPVHLASLDATLEKARNTAPGMNVSFVAFPGTPFTSSHHFAVFMRGDTPLTSRLLKPVLLDGETGEVSDARDLPVYLKALLVSQPLHFGDYGGMPLKIIWALLDVMTIIVIGSGLYLWVVKRRKHRSHAIAGQPLLQPSE, translated from the coding sequence GTGGTTCATACCTGGAGCAGCCTGATATCGACGCTGTTCCTGCTGCTGCTGTGCGTCACTGGCCTGCCGCTGATCTTCCATCATGAGATCGACGAACTGCTCGGCTACGATCCGAAACCCGAGCTTGCCCAGCCTGGCGCGGTGAAGCGGAGCATCGACGAGATCGCCCGCACGGCGCTCGCGCACGATGCCGGCCGGGTGCTGCAATACATTTTGTGGGACAAGGACGAACCAAACACGGTGATCGCCTTCACCAACAACAAGGTCGACGGCGACCCGGACGCGGCGACGCTCAGGGCGTACGACGCACACACCGCCAAGCCACTCGGCTCGGTCGGTGGCGGCCCGATGCTGATATTCCTAAAACTCCACGTCGATATGTTTGCGGGCCAACCCGGCAAGCTGTTCCTCGGCGCGATGGGTTTTCTGTTCCTGATCGCGATCGTCTCCGGCGTCGTGCTGTACTGGCCGTTCACGCGCCGTCTGAGCTTTGGCACGCTGAGGGACAAGTCGCGGCGCATTGCCTGGTTCGACTGGCACAATCTCCTTGGCGCCATCACCATCGCCTGGGCGCTGGTGGTCGGCGCTACCGGCGTCATCAATACGCTCGCCGAGGTGATGCTGAGCCAGTGGAAAGCCACCGAACTCGCCGACATGGTCAAGCCCTATGCCGGCAAGCCGCCGCCGGTGCACCTCGCCTCGCTTGACGCCACGCTCGAGAAAGCCCGGAACACCGCGCCCGGGATGAATGTCTCGTTCGTCGCCTTTCCAGGCACGCCCTTTACGAGTTCGCATCACTTCGCTGTCTTCATGCGCGGCGACACGCCGCTGACGTCGCGGCTGCTCAAGCCGGTGCTGCTGGATGGCGAGACCGGAGAAGTGTCCGATGCGCGCGACCTTCCCGTCTATCTCAAGGCGCTGCTGGTTTCGCAGCCGCTGCATTTCGGCGACTATGGCGGCATGCCGCTGAAGATCATCTGGGCGCTGCTCGATGTCATGACCATCATCGTGATCGGCAGCGGGCTCTATCTATGGGTCGTCAAACGCCGCAAGCATCGCAGCCACGCCATCGCGGGGCAGCCCTTGTTGCAGCCGTCCGAATGA
- a CDS encoding response regulator transcription factor produces the protein MSEEASQVVVVAIEITDPVLADRLASLLGGVAGIRLATPGEAAAVALVSREAQAALEPDDIELTPRERDVLVLMAEGASNKAIARQLGISVHTAKFHVGSLLDKLDATGRTDAVAHAARRGVIHL, from the coding sequence GTGAGCGAGGAAGCTTCACAAGTTGTCGTGGTCGCCATCGAGATTACCGATCCCGTGCTGGCGGACCGGCTCGCATCGTTGCTCGGCGGCGTCGCCGGTATCCGTCTGGCGACACCGGGGGAGGCAGCCGCGGTGGCGCTCGTGTCACGTGAGGCGCAAGCCGCCCTCGAACCTGACGACATCGAGCTAACGCCGCGCGAACGCGACGTGCTGGTGCTGATGGCCGAAGGCGCCTCGAACAAGGCTATTGCGAGACAGCTTGGAATATCCGTGCACACGGCCAAATTCCACGTCGGATCACTGCTCGACAAGCTCGACGCCACCGGCCGCACCGACGCCGTGGCACACGCCGCGCGACGGGGCGTGATCCACCTGTAA
- a CDS encoding MBL fold metallo-hydrolase: MKQLRIGDITIDAVIEREGPWRRPQDFFPAYDEAVFRHHLAGMEPEVFDTALGLIVITYQTFVVRTPRYTILVDTCTGEDKGHPPPFDFPGKERWRNELFALGISYEQVDYVFCTHLHIDHTGWNTTLRDGRWVPTFPNAKYIFHKREYAAWEAENAKGANPPGTVFRDNCLPIMEAGQAVLVDDDYALEDTITLTPTPGHSPCHCCVNIFSKGKRAVVTGDLMHHVIQCREPEWSAKPDWDPKQSAVSRRKFFASVAGTDTLILPIHFPTPTAGLITADGDRFDYRFKRD; the protein is encoded by the coding sequence ATGAAGCAGCTCAGGATCGGCGATATCACCATCGACGCTGTCATCGAGCGCGAGGGGCCGTGGCGTCGGCCGCAGGATTTCTTCCCGGCCTACGATGAGGCGGTGTTCAGGCATCATCTCGCCGGCATGGAGCCGGAAGTGTTCGACACGGCGCTGGGGCTGATCGTGATCACCTATCAGACCTTTGTCGTCCGCACGCCGCGCTACACCATCCTGGTCGACACCTGCACCGGCGAGGACAAGGGCCATCCGCCGCCATTCGATTTTCCCGGCAAGGAGCGCTGGCGCAACGAGCTGTTCGCGCTCGGCATCTCCTACGAGCAGGTCGACTACGTGTTCTGCACCCATCTGCACATCGACCATACCGGCTGGAATACCACGCTGCGCGACGGGCGCTGGGTGCCGACATTCCCCAATGCGAAGTACATATTCCATAAGCGGGAATATGCCGCGTGGGAGGCGGAGAATGCCAAGGGCGCCAACCCGCCCGGCACGGTTTTTCGCGACAATTGCCTGCCCATCATGGAAGCCGGGCAGGCCGTCCTGGTTGACGACGATTACGCGCTCGAAGATACCATTACGCTGACGCCGACGCCGGGGCATTCGCCCTGTCACTGCTGCGTCAACATCTTCTCAAAGGGCAAGCGCGCGGTGGTGACCGGCGATCTCATGCATCACGTCATCCAGTGCCGCGAGCCGGAATGGTCGGCGAAGCCCGACTGGGATCCGAAGCAGTCGGCGGTCTCGCGGCGGAAGTTCTTTGCGTCTGTCGCCGGCACCGACACGCTGATCCTGCCGATCCATTTCCCGACGCCCACCGCAGGCCTGATTACCGCAGACGGCGACCGCTTCGATTATCGTTTCAAGAGGGATTGA
- a CDS encoding nitroreductase yields MDFETLVQTRKSVRGFTKEPVSRAVIEDIIAVAKRAPSSMNTQPWHIHALTGEPLEQVRRRNMEEMIAGARPKRDIISHGEYQGVHRGRQVDIAKKLFAVMGIARDDKPMWQDWVLRGFRQFDAPVSLVLTYDKVLDPGAVCHFDLGALCYGIVLAAWDRGLGSVINGQGIMRSDIVREVADIPEDEVIMTCVAMGYPDDSFPANAVRSDREPNDDFVRYVGFAD; encoded by the coding sequence ATGGATTTCGAGACGCTGGTTCAAACCCGCAAGAGCGTGCGCGGGTTCACCAAGGAGCCGGTTTCCCGCGCCGTCATCGAGGACATCATCGCGGTCGCCAAGCGCGCGCCGTCGTCGATGAACACCCAGCCCTGGCACATCCATGCCCTGACCGGCGAGCCGCTGGAGCAAGTGCGCCGCCGCAACATGGAGGAGATGATCGCGGGCGCCAGGCCCAAGCGCGACATCATCAGCCATGGCGAATACCAGGGCGTGCACCGCGGCCGGCAGGTCGATATCGCGAAAAAACTGTTCGCCGTGATGGGAATTGCCCGCGACGACAAGCCGATGTGGCAGGACTGGGTACTGCGCGGCTTCCGGCAGTTCGACGCACCAGTCTCGCTGGTCCTGACCTATGACAAGGTTCTCGATCCCGGCGCGGTCTGCCATTTCGATCTCGGCGCGCTCTGCTACGGCATCGTGCTCGCCGCCTGGGACCGCGGGCTTGGCAGCGTCATCAACGGGCAGGGCATCATGCGCTCGGACATCGTACGCGAAGTCGCGGATATCCCCGAGGACGAGGTCATCATGACCTGCGTCGCGATGGGCTATCCCGACGACAGCTTTCCGGCCAACGCGGTACGCTCCGATCGCGAGCCCAATGACGATTTCGTACGTTATGTCGGGTTTGCGGACTGA
- a CDS encoding dienelactone hydrolase family protein, giving the protein MAIRTIQLVVLPMLAALPAPAFAAPDTVFFPSADGSTEIVAYLFKPQTPGPHPAIVMLHGRGGPYSANINKGCALVSRASRSACNASGLSKRHMMWGQYWVEHGYVALLPDSFGPRGKAHGFGRFTHDEPDRADVNEKTVRPLDAEGALSWLRSQRDVVPHRIFLQGWSNGGSTALNVMQRQGAKTSGYRAALALYPGCGPKALLAPDLATTAPVALLIGSDDEEVSPARCQDMAQRSIAAGSKIDVVLYPGATHGFDDPGRSHQSIPGNRSALEDALKRAIAFVERLRD; this is encoded by the coding sequence ATGGCTATCCGAACGATTCAGCTTGTCGTCCTGCCGATGCTTGCAGCGCTGCCGGCGCCGGCCTTCGCGGCGCCCGACACGGTGTTCTTCCCGAGCGCCGATGGCTCGACCGAAATCGTCGCCTATCTCTTCAAGCCGCAAACGCCGGGCCCTCACCCCGCCATCGTCATGCTGCACGGCCGCGGTGGGCCCTACTCAGCCAACATCAACAAGGGTTGCGCGCTGGTGTCGCGCGCCAGCAGGTCGGCGTGCAATGCGAGTGGCCTGTCGAAGCGGCACATGATGTGGGGCCAGTATTGGGTGGAACACGGTTACGTTGCGCTGCTTCCGGACAGTTTTGGACCACGTGGCAAAGCGCACGGCTTCGGCCGCTTCACCCATGACGAGCCCGATCGCGCCGACGTCAATGAGAAGACCGTGCGGCCGCTCGATGCCGAAGGCGCGCTGAGCTGGCTGCGCAGTCAGCGCGACGTCGTGCCCCATCGTATCTTCCTGCAGGGCTGGTCGAATGGCGGCAGCACTGCATTGAATGTAATGCAAAGGCAGGGCGCGAAAACTTCGGGCTATCGCGCCGCACTGGCGCTCTATCCCGGCTGCGGACCGAAAGCCCTGCTTGCGCCCGATCTCGCGACGACTGCGCCGGTCGCCTTGTTGATCGGCTCAGACGACGAAGAGGTTTCGCCTGCGAGGTGCCAGGACATGGCCCAGCGATCCATCGCCGCGGGCAGCAAGATCGATGTCGTGCTCTATCCCGGCGCGACACATGGTTTTGACGACCCCGGACGAAGCCACCAATCCATTCCAGGCAATCGCTCTGCGCTCGAGGATGCACTGAAGCGCGCGATCGCATTTGTGGAGAGATTAAGGGACTAG
- a CDS encoding TonB-dependent siderophore receptor: MKSRDLLGVAASATVSVLALWPLASFAQSNSGSASQSLPSVVVTSPEKRTAATTRRSPRPAARSAAASRRPQPKREAAPAIVVENPRGAVQGYVAGRSMAGTKTNTPIMETPQSLSVIGSEQIRDQKPGKFDEVLRYTPGVVAGTFGADTRNDWFLIRGFKSDDIGLFLDGLQLFYTSYASWKLHPFNLARVEVLRGPSAVLYGGSSPSGIVNAVSKLPPAEPIRYIETGVNNFGNAYLSFDLGGPVATAPGNGQLFYRVVGQVQNGGTQVDFTPDNNYFIAPSVTYKPDADTTFTVLASASKTDTRGINFLPYTGTVINAPFGRIPTKLFVGDPSVDKFTREQEMLGYQFERNLTDSLTFRQNARYAHVDLTYRGFIGNNYTTLATGDIGRYNWYAKNTANQGNLDNQLEYRFDTGPVQHTMLFGLDLKNYRIDDYQIFAFGTVPSINAFNPVYGVGDIPFTGSAPFRNFLLTQNQLGTYIQDQIKFGGFTLVLSGRNDWVSTSQGDRPSGATLYNREDSKFSGRAGLIYNFANGLAPYVAYATSYNPIIGLNASNQLFLPETGEQAEIGLKYQPAGFDGHFSIAVFDLKRQNVPTTVPVILPTLQNQTGEVTSRGLELEAVANLAPGLKMVGAFTTYDLFTSKDANPALIGLTPTNTPQQTGSLWADYTFQEGPLRGFGFGGGVRYVGKSFADIANTLVVPSVVLGDAAVHYEWQNWRAALNVINIADTIYVASCASDTSCFYGDRRRVTASLAYKW; the protein is encoded by the coding sequence TTGAAGTCTCGTGATTTGTTGGGGGTCGCCGCGTCGGCGACCGTGTCCGTATTGGCGTTGTGGCCGCTGGCCTCGTTCGCGCAATCGAATTCCGGCTCCGCGTCGCAATCACTCCCGTCAGTCGTCGTCACTTCGCCTGAGAAGCGCACCGCGGCAACGACGCGGCGTAGCCCGCGCCCGGCGGCGCGAAGCGCGGCCGCTTCGCGAAGGCCCCAACCGAAACGAGAGGCGGCGCCGGCAATCGTTGTCGAAAACCCGCGCGGCGCCGTCCAAGGCTACGTCGCCGGCCGCTCGATGGCGGGCACCAAGACCAATACGCCGATCATGGAGACGCCGCAGTCGCTGTCGGTGATCGGCAGCGAACAGATTCGCGACCAGAAGCCCGGAAAGTTCGACGAGGTCCTGCGCTACACGCCAGGCGTTGTCGCCGGAACATTCGGCGCAGACACGCGTAACGACTGGTTCCTGATCCGCGGCTTCAAGTCCGACGATATCGGACTGTTCCTGGACGGTCTCCAGCTATTCTACACGTCCTATGCAAGCTGGAAGCTGCACCCGTTCAACCTCGCCCGCGTCGAGGTGCTGCGCGGTCCCTCGGCCGTGTTGTATGGCGGCTCAAGCCCGAGCGGCATCGTCAATGCCGTGAGCAAGCTGCCGCCGGCAGAGCCGATCCGCTATATCGAAACCGGCGTAAACAATTTCGGCAACGCCTATCTGTCGTTCGATCTCGGCGGCCCGGTCGCGACCGCCCCCGGAAACGGCCAGTTGTTCTACCGCGTGGTCGGGCAGGTTCAGAACGGCGGCACCCAGGTCGATTTCACGCCCGACAACAACTATTTCATCGCGCCGTCCGTTACCTACAAGCCGGATGCGGACACCACGTTCACCGTGCTGGCGTCAGCCTCGAAGACCGATACCCGCGGCATCAACTTCCTACCCTATACGGGAACGGTCATTAACGCCCCGTTCGGCCGCATCCCGACAAAATTGTTCGTGGGCGACCCCAGCGTCGACAAGTTCACGCGGGAACAGGAGATGCTCGGCTATCAGTTCGAGCGCAATCTCACCGACAGCCTCACGTTCCGGCAGAACGCCCGCTATGCCCATGTCGACCTCACCTATCGCGGTTTCATCGGCAACAACTATACCACCCTCGCTACCGGCGACATCGGCCGCTACAACTGGTACGCAAAAAACACCGCCAACCAAGGCAATCTGGACAACCAGCTGGAGTATCGTTTCGATACCGGCCCGGTACAGCACACGATGCTGTTCGGCCTAGATCTGAAAAACTATCGGATCGATGATTATCAGATCTTCGCCTTTGGTACTGTTCCCTCGATCAACGCGTTCAATCCGGTTTATGGCGTCGGCGACATACCGTTCACCGGCTCCGCGCCATTCCGCAATTTCCTTTTGACTCAGAATCAACTCGGCACCTACATCCAAGACCAGATCAAGTTCGGCGGCTTCACACTGGTGTTGAGCGGCCGCAATGACTGGGTCTCGACCAGCCAGGGCGATCGTCCGAGCGGGGCCACGTTGTACAATCGCGAAGACAGCAAGTTCAGCGGACGCGCCGGCCTGATCTACAATTTCGCCAACGGCCTCGCGCCCTATGTCGCCTATGCGACCAGCTATAATCCGATCATCGGTCTCAACGCGTCGAACCAGCTGTTCCTGCCCGAAACCGGCGAGCAGGCCGAGATCGGATTGAAGTACCAGCCTGCCGGTTTCGACGGCCATTTCAGCATCGCCGTGTTCGACCTGAAGCGGCAAAACGTGCCGACGACGGTCCCGGTCATCCTGCCTACGCTGCAGAACCAGACCGGCGAGGTGACCTCGCGCGGCCTGGAACTCGAGGCCGTGGCCAATCTCGCGCCGGGTCTGAAGATGGTTGGCGCGTTCACCACCTACGATCTCTTCACCAGCAAGGACGCAAATCCGGCCTTGATAGGCCTGACGCCGACCAACACGCCGCAGCAGACAGGATCGCTCTGGGCTGACTACACATTCCAGGAGGGACCGCTGCGAGGCTTTGGCTTTGGCGGCGGCGTGCGCTATGTCGGAAAATCCTTTGCCGATATCGCGAACACGCTGGTGGTTCCGTCTGTGGTGCTTGGCGACGCGGCGGTCCACTACGAATGGCAAAACTGGCGTGCGGCGCTGAACGTCATCAACATCGCCGACACGATCTATGTCGCAAGCTGTGCGTCGGATACGTCGTGCTTTTATGGTGACCGGCGCCGCGTGACGGCGAGCCTCGCATACAAGTGGTAG